A single region of the Garra rufa chromosome 6, GarRuf1.0, whole genome shotgun sequence genome encodes:
- the LOC141336877 gene encoding uncharacterized protein — MFPSTALFDEIDCPFLQWGRCKRPYCLYNHGKDNTSGVMTTTDLGNPEVTSANGASHTTEDSYACLEELERINKEIEAVKYEVEKEQKRLSRYQTSQSLAQTDSAGLCSDTYLRTTNSQAKDQNGNHLKYKNSASGLKYVVDRARPKTDLEYDPCSNFSADLLSSSSVDCKLKSTDKADTEHCLKKNRTRKSAPPVSCHFDDSDDEGTLVIDIPPSAKDQGKRRNKQKGKSTPHLPEGKCAVNNDLLPNDQTKRRQRKETLSSDGHPSHEIKNRVGDQENKMTSVKPVRIPQEQESSEGELVIDVSPLEDERKLSKQCGTTTKELPRLCPISSAPAEGGKEVNEGLLNKQVTTAKHLVKETKLTLVDLTEEPVAEAYNSTDLNMEAFVTQKEEKAHNMEDVLDDISTCLDNLKSESERIKCNQDVLPVSSVYGDEYISSQSPAVVAQHASFVAEPQIDVSSYTQKSDVISSNKVSQEQALQQYFPVVSSQSFPSSLPKVEEHRCAPHSQNLAEPSWLTLPKSPVEPFVQNTPAYVSGIDPRTVSAPTTSHIRTTVEQKLQTSIASFPVSCDMPVPSQTFTFAAITASNNEAIVIDSSSDEELRYSDLDLSESDPMEECYRIFMEANQNEGPVVQCDAPVKTQETEKSNSTAVLKKRVAHVAKFEPASKGKAQIIIPLREGGSQLTIPSRTQLCQRKAAILTAAVKGCQSQAISSAPKKVYTSSVIHTSTVQNPYVGIIPVGGTLQLGANLHFIVPEGNCALPLTLIPTTMSIQRPLQPPPSVQLSQTLHPPQPANYTPAKAMGVKRKAKVRHEVGAKVPHDVRQRYVNLFVEEFLKSSMTVQDAFEKALAEEKNVYDRSINKLKYLSIAVNALKRLKNQNILPAKAPSERDQHVSRGNVPLNTQALQGPGDLTLYEQLKEHVLSEDMLRVNNFPRKHKDKSDFAFQYGDTKKGISDPLKRICCRCGATFSVDKSGKHTRREECNYHYGKVIENRVPGGVETRYSCCENAVGSPGCQVFNLHVHDAVSLQGFVNSLPQSSKTCPGVFAVDTQTCYTTQGLELARVTVVNSSLQVVFDSFVKPDNDVIDYNTRFSGISEDDVKGTSSSLRDVQTALLSFINADTILIGHGLENDLTSLKIIHSAVIDTSVVFPHRLGLPHKRELNSLTADYLRRIIQESVAGHDTREDATACMELMLWRVKEDSKVKRW, encoded by the exons ATGTTTCCTTCGACAGCTCTCTTCGATGAAATTGATTGTCCTTTCCTTCAATGGGGACGTTGCAAGCGACCTTATTGTTTGTACAATCACGGCAAAGACAATACGTCTGGCGTGATGACTACGACAG ATCTCGGAAATCCTGAAGTCACTTCTGCCAATGGAGCTTCTCACACCACTGAGGACAGTTATGCTTGCCTTGAGGAATTGGAGAGGATCAACAAAGAAATAGAGGCAGTAAAGTACGAGGTGGAGAAAGAACAAAAAAGATTGTCTCGGTATCAGACATCGCAGTCCCTCGCCCAGACAGATAGTGCAGGTCTTTGCTCTGATACATATTTGAGAACCACCAACAGTCAGGCTAAAGACCAGAATGGAAATCATTTGAAATACAAGAACTCAGCCAGTGGTCTTAAGTATGTGGTTGATCGTGCCAGACCCAAGACTGATTTGGAATATGACCCTTGTTCCAATTTCTCAGCCGACTTGCTTTCTAGCAGCTCAGTAGACTGTAAGCTAAAGTCAACCGATAAGGCAGATACTGAACATTGCTTGAAGAAAAACCGTACAAGAAAAAGCGCTCCACCTGTTTCCTGTCATTTTGATGACTCTGATGATGAAGGTACCTTGGTCATTGACATTCCACCTTCAGCAAAAGATCAGGGAAAACGCAGGAACAAACAGAAAGGCAAAAGTACACCACATTTACCTGAGGGGAAATGTGCAGTTAATAATGATCTTCTTCCAAATGACCAAACAAAACGAAGGCAGCGAAAGGAAACCTTGTCTTCTGATGGACATCCAAGTCATGAAATTAAAAATAGAGTGGGTGACCAAGAGAATAAAATGACCTCGGTGAAACCTGTGAGGATCCCACAAGAACAAGAGTCTTCTGAAGGGGAACTTGTCATTGATGTGTCACCTCTAGAAGATGAACGTAAGCTTTCAAAGCAGTGTGGAACTACAACTAAGGAGCTACCCAGATTATGCCCTATTAGCAGTGCCCCAGCTGAGGGTGGTAAAGAGGTTAATGAAGGACTCTTAAATAAACAGGTAACGACTGCAAAGCACTTAGTAAAAGAAACCAAGCTTACTCTGGTGGATCTAACAGAAGAACCTGTGGCTGAAGCGTACAACTCTACAGATCTCAATATGGAAGCATTTGTTacacaaaaagaagaaaaagctCACAACATGGAGGATGTCCTGGATGACATTTCTACATGTCTAGACAATTTGAAAAGTGAGAGTGAGAGAATCAAATGTAATCAAGATGTTCTTCCTGTAAGTTCTGTTTATGGAGATGAATATATTTCCTCACAGTCTCCTGCAGTTGTTGCACAACATGCAAGTTTTGTGGCAGAGCCACAAATTGACGTCTCAAGTTATACTCAAAAGTCAGACGTTATTTCTTCTAACAAGGTTTCCCAAGAGCAAGCACTTCAGCAGTACTTCCCTGTGGTCTCATCTCAGTCCTTTCCTTCATCCTTACCTAAGGTAGAAGAGCACAGATGTGCTCCACACTCTCAAAACCTGGCTGAACCATCTTGGCTAACTCTTCCAAAAAGTCCTGTTGAACCATTTGTTCAGAATACACCTGCTTATGTTTCAGGGATTGATCCTAGAACTGTTTCTGCACCAACAACTAGTCATATAAGAACAACTGTGGAGCAAAAATTACAGACATCGATTGCATCATTCCCTGTTTCCTGTGACATGCCTGTTCCTTCACAGACCTTTACATTTGCAGCAATCACAGCAAGCAATAATGAAGCCATTGTCATTGACTCCAGTTCTGATGAGGAGCTTAGGTACTCAGACCTAGATCTTTCAGAATCTGACCCAATGGAAGAGTGCTACAGAATCTTCATGGAAGCCAACCAAAATGAAGGTCCTGTGGTTCAGTGTGATGCACCTGTAA AGACCCAGGAGACTGAGAAGTCCAATTCAACAGCTGTGCTGAAGAAAAGGGTGGCACATGTGGCAAAGTTTGAG CCAGCCAGTAAAGGCAAAGCACAGATTATCATCCCTCTTCGAGAGGGAGGCTCCCAGTTGACCATTCCCTCCAGAACTCAGTTGTGCCAAAGAAAAGCAGCCATTTTGACTGCTGCTGTGAAAGGATGTCAGTCCCAAGCCATAAGCAGTGCTCCAAAGAAAGTTTACACATCCAGTGTCATTCATACAAGTACAGTGCAAAACC cctATGTTGGTATTATTCCGGTTGGTGGTACTCTACAGCTGGGGGCAAACTTGCACTTTATCGTACCTGAAGGAAATTGTGCTTTACCTCTGACGCTGATTCCAACCACAATGTCCATCCAACGGCCACTGCAGCCTCCTCCGTCTGTTCAGCTTTCACAAACTCTACATCCTCCACAACCAGCCAACTACACACCAGCTAAG GCCATGGGTGTAAAACGAAAAGCAAAAGTACGTCATGAGGTTGGGGCAAAGGTGCCACATGATGTTCGCCAACGTTACGTGAACCTCTTTGTCGAGGAGTTCCTGAAATCCTCTATGACAGTGCAAGATGCGTTTGAGAAG GCTCTTGCAGAAGAAAAAAACGTTTATGACCGCAGTATCAATAAGCTCAAGTATCTAAGCATAGCCGTCAATGCACTCAAGAGGCTTAAAAACCAAAACATCTTGCCTGCCAAAG CTCCCAGTGAGAGAGATCAGCATGTGTCTAGAGGCAATGTACCACTAAATACTCAAGCACTTCAGGGACCCG GTGATTTGACTCTTTATGAGCAACTCAAGGAACATGTTCTATCTGAGGACATGTTGCGAGTAAACAACTTCCCTCGTAAACACAAGGATAAATCTGATTTTGCTTTCCAGTATGGAGATACAAAGAAGGGCATAAGTGACC CTTTGAAGAGAATCTGCTGTCGATGTGGAGCGACGTTTTCTGTTGACAAAAGTGGAAAGCACACCCGCAGAGAGGAGTGTAACTACCACTACGGAAAAGTCATAGAGAATCGAG TGCCAGGAGGTGTTGAGACACGCTACAGTTGTTGTGAGAATGCAGTTGGGTCGCCTGGATGCCAAGTGTTCAAT CTTCATGTCCATGACGCAGTAAGTCTTCAGGGCTTTGTGAACAGTCTTCCTCAATCTTCCAAAACATGTCCAGGAGTCTTTGCAGTTGACACACAAACA TGTTACACGACTCAAGGTCTGGAACTAGCAAGAGTCACTGTGGTCAACAGCAGTTTGCAAGTTGTCTTTGACTCCTTTGTCAAGCCTGATAATGATGTTATTGACTATAATACCAG GTTCTCTGGCATCAGTGAGGATGATGTGAAGGGTACCAGCTCATCTTTGCGTGATGTACAAACAGCGCTTTTGAGCTTTATTAACGCAGACACTATTCTGATTGGCCATGGCTTGGAGAATGACTTGACTTCTCTCAAA ATTATTCACAGCGCTGTGATTGACACCTCTGTGGTGTTTCCTCATCGTCTGGGTCTGCCACACAAAAGAGAACTTAACAGTCTGACTGCAGACTATCTCCGGAGAATTATCCAAGAGAGCG TGGCGGGTCATGACACACGTGAGGATGCCACGGCATGCATGGAGCTCATGCTTTGGAGGGTGAAAGAAGACTCCAAAGTGAAAAGATGGTGA